In the Gammaproteobacteria bacterium genome, AGGCTGCCGGGCCGGCCTACGTGGTGAGCGACGCTCACCTTGGTGCGCAGCCGGGCGCGCGCGCCGCCGATCTCGTGGACTGGTTGCGGCATGTGCGCGGACGCGCGTCGCACGTGGTCCTGAACGGAGACATCTTCGACTTCTGGTTCGAATACCGGCGCGCGATTCCGCGCGGGCACGTGCGCGTCCTCGGGGCGGTCGCGGAGGTGGTGGACGCGGGCGTGCCCGTGACCTTCCTGGGCGGCAACCACGACTGGTGGGGCGGCTCGTGCCTGGCGGAAGAGATCGGGGTGTCGTTCCATCGCGCCCCCATCCGCACGTCCCTCGCCGGCCGCAGCGCCTACATCGCCCACGGCGACGGGCTGGGCCGCGGCGACTACGGTTATCGGGTCGCGAGCGGCATCCTCAGGTCGCGCATGTTCCGCCGCGCATTCCGCTGGATCCATCCGGACCTCGGCGTTCGGCTCGCGGCCTTTCTCTCACGGACCGACAGCCACGAGGGCCGTCCGGGGGAAGGAAACCGACAGCGCGCCAGGGCGCTGGAGCTGCTTGCGATGCGGGAGCTCGAGCGCGACGAGACCCTCGACATCGTGGTCTTCGGGCACACTCATGTCCCTGCGGTTATTGAGGTTGCGGGCCGTTATTACCTCAACGCGGGCACATGGATGCGCGACCGTTCCTATGGGGTCGTCGAAGCCTCGGGGCCTCCCCGGATCGAGCACTGGGAGGGAGAGCCGCCTGCCTCCTAACGGCCCTGCAGGAACTCCGGGGTCCAGGGCAGCGACATGCCGACCTCGAGCGCAGTGCCGGAAGGACCCGCGACCGGTTCCACCGTCAGCGGCGCCGGGAAATCGGCCAGGTGCGCGGAGACGAAGGCGTCGGCGCCCCCGAAGAACGTGAAGAAAACCAGGAGCGCGACCCAGTCCTCCATTTGCTCGTCGCGCGCGGTGGCCAGCAGGCGAATGTCCTCGATGCCCTCGTCGGCCGCGAGTTCCGCCTCGATGGCCTCCGGTGCCACGTCGCCAGGGAGAAGCTCCGCGGTCTTCGCGGCCTCGAGCATCTGCTGGCGCCGTCTCGCGGTGCCGCGCAGCGAGTTGGTCTTGTAGGCCATCCACACGTTGCCCGCCTGGGCGAGAAAGTAGAAGGCGGCACGGCCGTACGAGCCCGATGCCGCCTGTCCCCAGCCGGGGACGAGGACGCTGCGCAGGAAGGCGCCGCCGGGGGATGGGCGGCCGGTCGACGGCGACGCCTCCACGGAATCGGCCGCTTCGGGCTCGACGTTGACCTGCGCTTCCTGGGCGCGGGCCCCTGCGGGCAGGGTCAGGGCGGCAATGGCGACCGCAGTCGCAGCAAGGATCCCCGCGGTCGGGACCGGGCGTGGGGAGGACCGGGGGAGCATCACCGCGGCTGGCTCGACGACATGTACCCGGCCGCAGGCTCAGACAGCTTCCAACTCATTGGTAAGATTATCAAATGCAACACTTTATGTGGCGCAACAAGTGTCTGGGCGAAAGGGTTCTGCCCGCCGGACATCGAACGCGCGTCTGCACCCATCGGCGAACGCGGCTGATACCCGCCAGCCACAGAGACGTTCTGCACTTTGGCCCGCAGTTCCGTTACCCAGGGGATCCAGGCGGCGATGGCGCTCGCCTCGCGCCCAATCGCGCTGCATCCTAAGGGGGCCTGCACGATCGAGGCTCCGATTTCGCACGTCCCGCGCGCAGCCGCAGGGATCGTGGGGTGAGACGCCTCGTCACCAAAGCACGAGGGCCACCTCCATGAGAACTCCGCTCGTCGTCCTTTTCGTCGGTGCCGCAGTCGCGGCAGCGTATCCGGGCGTGCGAACCTCACCGGCAGCGCCGCCTGCCGGGCCGCCGGCCCGCACCGCGCCGGCGCTCGCCCCGCAATCCCCTTCCGCACCGCTCCGGGTACAGGAGCACGTCCTCGACAACGGCTTCACGAT is a window encoding:
- a CDS encoding UDP-2,3-diacylglucosamine diphosphatase — protein: MSDRNPRPNPQAAGPAYVVSDAHLGAQPGARAADLVDWLRHVRGRASHVVLNGDIFDFWFEYRRAIPRGHVRVLGAVAEVVDAGVPVTFLGGNHDWWGGSCLAEEIGVSFHRAPIRTSLAGRSAYIAHGDGLGRGDYGYRVASGILRSRMFRRAFRWIHPDLGVRLAAFLSRTDSHEGRPGEGNRQRARALELLAMRELERDETLDIVVFGHTHVPAVIEVAGRYYLNAGTWMRDRSYGVVEASGPPRIEHWEGEPPAS